A window of the Ipomoea triloba cultivar NCNSP0323 chromosome 14, ASM357664v1 genome harbors these coding sequences:
- the LOC116004198 gene encoding protein SMAX1-LIKE 6-like: MPTPVSTARQCLTDEAARVLDDAVGVARRRSHAQTTSLHAVSALLALPSSALREACGRARSCAYSPRLQFRALELSVGVALDRLPTAKALDEPPISNSLMAAVKRSQANQRRHPDTFHLYQQLQHQGAASSSISTLKVELKHFVLSILDDPIVSRVFGEAGFRSYDIKLAILNPPTLSRLSSPRYPPLFFCNLTDSEFNRRPFNFPFSRLPGNENVDENSRRIGEILARKTSKNPLLIGACANDALNNFIDCVQKGKDSVFPQEINGLRVISIGKETLEFFRQPESEKIIGLKIKEVSEAVESSKGSGIVVNYGELKVFVDGEPVEAVKFVVSELSRLVEVHRGKLWLVGAAASDDVYMKFLARFPSVQKDWDLHLLPITSTSPPGGLNARSSLMGSFVPFAGFFPTPSEFENLQNSRSQSPARCNLCNEKYEQEVSTLLKGLTTSVADQHPANVSPWLQMAESGPSNRLAGIEAKDDNAVFNVKVVGLQKKWNEICQRVHHAQSFQPDVLHARFRVSGVDTFHSPPARSESKSKDLVLDESRFSDQNPGTPLSLQNLSPSSKQILSSKSVIREDGSDLQVEPPAKDLKLQQPKAGNIWNSGASHLPLDSTSSSLTTSVSTDLGLGTIYVSTEKKLPEPSSQHHKDRLQYFSGSVSSDKTSEHASNYITKSSCSFIPRVGDGLDIKDFKYLHKSISEIVYWQDEAIYAISHTVSCCRNGLGRGHGPNKGNIWLTFGGPDKVGKRKVSRMLAEKVFGSKDSLLFVDLNSNNEVHPANTFFDHHDLKSRYVNFRGKTVVDYIADELSKKRHSVVLLENIEKADFLVQNSLSQSVKTGKFPDLHGREISINNMMFVITSNVPKAKNECLSGKDSPLFSEESVLAARDLQMQIIVGSRTRDGTRIENTNVFITSRNRTLTPFSLNKRKPTDSSNANRGEACQSSKRACTASKVCLDLNLPVVEEMEEDENNDSDNSNSESGSSEGSKAWLDDFKEQMDGNVTFKPFDFNTLANKLLNQINHKLLETVGSNTTLEIDLDIMTQILAAAWLSDRKEGVEDWIQEVLCRSLIEAQKRFHLTATTSSDKALKLVPFEGIPGEAHHACGIHLPARICVN, encoded by the exons ATGCCAACGCCGGTGAGCACGGCCAGGCAATGTTTGACGGATGAGGCGGCGCGTGTGCTGGACGACGCCGTGGGAGTGGCGCGACGGCGGAGCCACGCGCAGACGACGTCGCTGCACGCGGTGTCGGCGTTGCTGGCGCTGCCGTCGTCGGCGCTCCGGGAGGCGTGTGGGCGGGCCCGGAGCTGCGCGTACTCGCCGCGGCTGCAGTTCCGGGCGCTGGAGCTCTCCGTCGGCGTGGCGCTCGATCGGTTGCCGACCGCGAAAGCCCTAGATGAGCCGCCGATTTCGAATTCGCTCATGGCCGCCGTGAAACGGTCGCAGGCGAATCAACGGCGACATCCCGATACTTTTCATCTCTATCAGCAGCTCCAGCACCAGGGCGCGGCTTCGTCGTCGATTTCTACGCTCAAAGTGGAGCTCAAGCACTTCGTGTTATCCATTCTCGATGACCCGATTGTGAGTCGGGTTTTCGGGGAAGCGGGTTTTCGGAGCTACGATATTAAGCTCGCGATTCTAAACCCTCCGACTCTCTCCCGTCTCTCTAGTCCTCGATATCCCCCTCTGTTCTTCTGTAATTTAACCGATTCCGAGTTCAATAGACGCCCCTTCAATTTCCCGTTTTCTCGGCTCCCGGGAAACGAAAATGTCGACGAAAACTCCCGAAGAATCGGAGAAATTCTCGCCAGGAAAACCTCCAAAAATCCATTGCTAATTGGGGCCTGTGCGAATGATGCCCTAAATAACTTCATTGACTGTGTTCAAAAGGGCAAAGATAGCGTCTTTCCGCAAGAAATCAACGGCCTGAGAGTAATCTCCATCGGAAAAGAGACCCTCGAGTTTTTCCGGCAACCGGAGAGCGAGAAAATCATTGGTTTAAAGATTAAGGAAGTAAGTGAAGCGGTGGAGAGCTCTAAAGGGTCCGGAATCGTGGTGAACTATGGCGAATTGAAGGTGTTTGTTGACGGGGAACCAGTGGAGGCGGTGAAGTTTGTGGTGTCAGAGCTGAGCAGATTGGTGGAAGTTCACCGTGGCAAGCTGTGGTTGGTCGGAGCTGCGGCGAGTGATGACGTGTACATGAAATTCTTGGCTCGGTTCCCTTCTGTTCAGAAAGACTGGGATTTGCATTTGCTGCCCATTACTTCAACCTCTCCACCTGGAGGACTTAATGCCAGATCCAG CTTGATGGGTTCGTTTGTTCCGTTTGCTGGTTTCTTCCCAACGCCATCTGAGTTTGAGAATCTACAGAACAGCAGAAGTCAATCCCCTGCTCGTTGCAACCTCTGCAATGAGAAATATGAGCAAGAAGTTTCGACTCTTCTAAAAGGACTCACTACTTCAGTTGCAGATCAGCACCCTGCAAATGTTTCTCCTTGGTTACAAATGGCTGAAAGTGGACCGAGCAATAGATTGGCTGGGATAGAG GCCAAAGATGACAACGCTGTTTTCAATGTCAAAGTTGTGGGATTGCAGAAGAAGTGGAACGAGATCTGCCAGCGTGTTCATCATGCACAGTCGTTTCAACCCGATGTTTTGCATGCCAGGTTCCGCGTCTCCGGTGTTGATACCTTTCACTCCCCTCCCGCTCGGAGTGAAAGTAAAAGTAAAGATTTGGTTTTAGACGAAAGCAGGTTCAGTGATCAAAATCCCGGGACACCCTTGTCCCTGCAAAATCTCTCCCCGTCCAGTAAACAAATCTTATCATCCAAATCAGTGATCCGAGAAGATGGTAGCGATTTGCAAGTGGAACCACCCGCTAAGGATTTGAAGCTTCAGCAGCCAAAGGCGGGGAATATCTGGAACTCCGGTGCTTCTCATCTTCCCTTGGATTCCACTTCGTCCTCTTTGACTACTTCCGTTAGCACAGACCTAGGATTGGGAACCATATACGTATCCACCGAGAAAAAGCTTCCGGAACCAAGTTCCCAACATCATAAAGACCGCCTTCAGTATTTCTCGGGGTCAGTTTCCTCCGATAAAACTAGTGAGCATGCCTCAAACTACATTACTAAATCTTCTTGTAGCTTCATTCCTCGGGTAGGAGATGGGCTGGATATAAAGGACTTTAAGTACCTTCATAAATCTATTTCTGAAATTGTTTACTGGCAAGATGAAGCAATTTACGCCATTAGCCATACAGTATCCTGTTGCAGAAATGGCCTAGGAAGGGGTCATGGCCCTAACAAAGGAAATATCTGGCTCACCTTCGGGGGACCCGACAAAGTGGGGAAAAGGAAAGTTAGTAGAATGCTTGCCGAGAAAGTCTTTGGTAGCAAGGATAGCTTGCTGTTTGTGGATCTGAACTCTAACAACGAGGTCCACCCCGCAAACACTTTCTTTGACCATCACGACTTGAAAAGCCGTTATGTGAATTTTAGGGGGAAGACGGTTGTTGACTATATCGCTGATGAACTAAGCAAGAAGCGGCATTCTGTTGTGCTTCTTGAAAATATAGAGAAGGCCGACTTTCTTGTTCAGAACAGCTTGTCTCAGTCTGTGAAAACAGGTAAATTCCCAGATTTGCACGGGCGAGAAATCAGCATTAATAACATGATGTTTGTGATTACTTCAAATGTTCCAAAGGCTAAAAATGAGTGCCTTTCTGGTAAAGATTCTCCCCTGTTCTCAGAAGAAAGTGTATTAGCAGCCCGAGACTTGCAAATGCAGATCATCGTTGGATCACGCACCAGAGATGGCACCAGAATTGAGAATACAAACGTGTTCATTACCTCTCGGAACAGGACACTAACCCCGTTTTCTCTAAACAAGAGAAAACCGACTGACAGCAGCAACGCCAACAGGGGGGAGGCGTGTCAAAGTTCTAAAAGGGCGTGCACTGCATCAAAAGTTTGCCTCGATCTAAACCTCCCTGTGGTGGAAGAGATGGAAGAAGACGAGAACAACGACAGTGACAACTCCAACAGCGAGTCTGGCTCCTCCGAGGGCTCAAAAGCATGGTTGGATGATTTCAAGGAGCAAATGGATGGAAATGTGACCTTCAAGCCATTCGATTTCAACACACTCGCCAACAAACTCCTGAACCAAATCAACCACAAACTCCTGGAGACCGTCGGATCAAACACAACCCTAGAGATCGACCTCGACATAATGACACAGATTCTCGCAGCAGCATGGCTATCCGACAGAAAAGAAGGCGTCGAAGACTGGATCCAAGAGGTTCTGTGCCGGAGCCTCATCGAAGCTCAGAAGAGATTCCACCTCACAGCCACAACATCATCAGATAAAGCCTTAAAGTTAGTTCCATTTGAAGGCATTCCTGGAGAAGCTCATCATGCCTGTGGAATTCACCTTCCAGCCAGAATATGTGTAAACTGA